AGGTAAGGGACGATGAAAAGTAATGAAAAATCGCTTGAGGAAATAAAAAAGGAAATAGAGTTCTTAAGGCGAGAGATAGAGCGGCACAACTATCTTTATTATGTCAAGAACCAGCCTGAGATAAGCGATGAAGAATACGATGCTTTGATGGACAGACTTCGTGAACTCGAGGAGAAATACCCTCAATTCTACGACCCCAATTCTCCTACCCAACGAGTGGGCGCGCCACCTGCCAAGGAATTCGCCACGGTAAGGCACACTGTGCCACTTCTTTCTCTTGACAAAGTAACCTCGTATGAGGAGTTCATGGAGTTTCAGAACAGAATATGGAGATTTTTGGGGAAGAAGGTTGAGATAGACTATACAGCTACACCTAAACTTGATGGATTGTCCATTGCGGTAAGATATGAGCATGGGCGTTTTGTTCGAGGTGCGACTCGTGGCGATGGTTTTGAGGGCGAGGATGTTACTGCAAATGTTAGGACCATAAAGAGCATTCCCATGTATTTGATGAGTGAGGAGGCAGCTAAGCTACCAGTGCTTGAGATTAGGGGAGAGGTTATATTCCATAAGGACGATTTTGAGCGGCTTAATGAGGAATTAGCGCAGAAGGGTGAAAAAACATTCGCTAATGCGCGCAATGCTGCGGCAGGTTCACTTAGACAGCTTGATTCAAACATTACTGCACAACGACCACTTAAGGCTTATTTCTATGAGATCGTTTATGTCGAAGGCAGGGAATTTGAGACCCACTGGGAAAAGCTTAAGTTCATGGAGGCTGCTGGGTTGCCGCTGGTGCCCTATGCCAGATATTGTAAAAACGATGAGGAGGTGCGGGAATATTACGAGAACATCCTTAGAGAGCGCGAAAACCTGCCTTTCGAGATTGATGGTGTTGTAATAAAGGTAAACAGGATTGAGTATCAGCGTATTCTTGGGCAAGTTTCGCATCATCCTCGCTGGGCTGTAGCGTGGAAGTTCCCCTCGCAGGAGGCTATATCGACGCTTCGCGATGTTATATGGTCGGTTGGCAGGACGGGTGCGGTAACCCCTGTGGCGATACTTGAACC
The sequence above is drawn from the bacterium genome and encodes:
- the ligA gene encoding NAD-dependent DNA ligase LigA — translated: MKSNEKSLEEIKKEIEFLRREIERHNYLYYVKNQPEISDEEYDALMDRLRELEEKYPQFYDPNSPTQRVGAPPAKEFATVRHTVPLLSLDKVTSYEEFMEFQNRIWRFLGKKVEIDYTATPKLDGLSIAVRYEHGRFVRGATRGDGFEGEDVTANVRTIKSIPMYLMSEEAAKLPVLEIRGEVIFHKDDFERLNEELAQKGEKTFANARNAAAGSLRQLDSNITAQRPLKAYFYEIVYVEGREFETHWEKLKFMEAAGLPLVPYARYCKNDEEVREYYENILRERENLPFEIDGVVIKVNRIEYQRILGQVSHHPRWAVAWKFPSQEAISTLRDVIWSVGRTGAVTPVAILEPVFIAGATISRATLHNEDEIERLGVMIGDKVVVRRAGDVIPEVVKPLVELRTGKEKPIVPPTHCPVCGAKLSKPPGEVIRRCPNRFCPAQIAESIKHFVSRKAFDIEGIGDKQVETLLREGLIEDAADLFTLQPERLEKLERWGPVLAAKIVKNIQNAKRISLPKFIFALGIPGVGEHLANVLAKHFKSLDALRNATFDELIQIPEIGPNTAQSIVDFFADEHNRRFLEKLFSVGVEVEEIREEEEAEKPLSGKTFVFTGALSSMTRDEASELVESLGGRVSSSVSRKTDYVVVGENPGSKYDKAKKLGVTTITEEEFLKLVGRA